One window of the Paraburkholderia sp. PGU19 genome contains the following:
- a CDS encoding RNA-guided endonuclease TnpB family protein, with the protein MHQLGTRLAREYGAIFVGNVNASALAKGLHSKSVLDAGWSTFRTMLRYKCAAAGAWFDEVDEALSSQTCSCCGARTGPKGVAGLGIREWTCSHCGTIHDRDRNAARNILAVGRDRLAGGRQAGIT; encoded by the coding sequence CTGCATCAACTTGGCACGCGACTCGCTCGCGAGTACGGTGCAATCTTTGTCGGCAACGTGAATGCTTCGGCCCTCGCGAAAGGACTGCACAGCAAGTCTGTGCTCGACGCGGGCTGGTCGACGTTCCGGACCATGCTTCGGTACAAGTGCGCTGCCGCAGGCGCATGGTTCGATGAGGTCGATGAGGCGCTTTCTTCCCAAACCTGCTCGTGCTGTGGTGCTCGCACGGGGCCAAAAGGTGTCGCAGGTCTTGGAATCAGAGAGTGGACGTGCAGCCATTGTGGGACGATACATGATCGTGATCGCAATGCTGCCCGGAACATTCTCGCGGTCGGACGTGACCGTCTCGCTGGAGGACGTCAAGCTGGCATCACATAG